In Rhipicephalus microplus isolate Deutch F79 chromosome 7, USDA_Rmic, whole genome shotgun sequence, one genomic interval encodes:
- the LOC142767767 gene encoding uncharacterized protein LOC142767767 translates to MDTRKARLADGKALESAQLFAFAQEQMELRASRRNVEDANEGEIFQEVRLDDNGNMEETPITGKLISGDDKAGGALRIPTAVMYSFGVVMLLSSCVILVSLFYIMSAGRPFSPRDKPLPKPEPTMTIKLRVADLPESFLGVLRQRGAGPGAANGSAAAMAPGGCSYRGTQ, encoded by the exons AATCAGCTCAGCTGTTCGCGTTTGCGCAGGAGCAGATGGAGCTCAGGGCGTCTCGACGAAACGTTGAGGACGCCAACGAAGGCGAGATCTTCCAGGAGGTACGCCTGGATGACAATGGCAACATGGAGGAGACACCCATCACTG GCAAGCTGATTTCCGGCGACGACAAAGCGGGCGGGGCGCTGCGCATTCCGACGGCGGTGATGTACTCGTTCGGCGTCGTCATGCTGCTGTCGTCGTGCGTCATTCTCGTGTCGCTCTTCTACATCATGTCGGCAGGCCGGCCCTTCTCCCCACGCGACAAGCCGCTGCCCAAGCCGGAACCCACGATGACCATCAAGCTGCGCGTGGCCGACCTGCCCGAGAGCTTCCTGGGAGTGCTGCGTCAGAGGGGTGCCGGACCGGGTGCAGCCAATGGGTCAGCGGCCGCCATGGCACCAGGTGGGTGCAGCTATAGGGGTACGCAGTGA